The following proteins are co-located in the Chryseobacterium daecheongense genome:
- a CDS encoding DUF1599 domain-containing protein, producing the protein MLKTSVQFGKVINQCRDLFSKKLQDYGAAWRVLRPSSITDQIYIKVNRIRTLQMTDKKMVEESEEDEFIAIVNYSIIGLIQLEKGLSNDFNENNDEILSLYDKYASEAQALMERKNHDYGEAWRDMRISSITDLIYQKVLRTKQIEDNQGKTIVSEGLDANYFDMLNYAVFCLIKFSEKENNFEPKTI; encoded by the coding sequence ATGTTAAAAACTTCAGTACAGTTCGGGAAAGTTATCAATCAATGTCGTGATCTTTTCAGTAAAAAATTACAGGATTACGGCGCAGCATGGAGGGTTCTAAGACCAAGTTCAATTACAGATCAGATCTATATTAAAGTGAACAGAATCCGGACCCTGCAAATGACGGATAAAAAAATGGTTGAAGAAAGTGAAGAAGACGAATTTATTGCGATCGTCAACTATTCGATCATCGGACTTATTCAGCTTGAAAAAGGTCTTTCCAACGATTTCAATGAAAATAATGATGAGATTTTAAGCCTTTATGACAAATATGCATCTGAAGCTCAGGCTCTGATGGAAAGAAAAAATCATGATTATGGCGAAGCATGGAGAGATATGAGAATTTCTTCCATAACAGATCTTATTTACCAGAAGGTCCTGAGAACAAAACAGATCGAGGATAACCAGGGAAAAACGATCGTTTCCGAAGGCCTGGATGCCAACTATTTTGATATGCTGAATTATGCTGTTTTCTGTCTGATCAAATTCTCTGAAAAAGAAAACAATTTCGAACCTAAAACTATTTAA
- the folP gene encoding dihydropteroate synthase: protein MGILNLTPDSFSDGGKFNDEKTALEHTEKLLKEGAEIIDIGPQSTRPHAEFLTSKEEILRIGKLISQIKKEFPEALISLDTFYSETVKFGFDEGIDLINDISGGQFDDNMFDIVSATGLPYILMHINPSYERMHDKTKFEDITLEVNRYFSEKTHELLQKGVRDIILDPGFGFGKTVEDQMKLIGEVEYLEFGRFPLLIGISRKSFIYRPLGKTPLDINEETQKLHMKVLKQGAKILRVHDVVEAKKTVEVFLQEK, encoded by the coding sequence ATGGGAATTTTAAATCTTACACCGGATTCTTTCTCTGATGGAGGGAAGTTTAACGATGAAAAGACCGCACTGGAGCACACGGAGAAATTACTGAAAGAAGGAGCGGAAATCATTGATATCGGACCCCAGTCTACGCGTCCTCACGCTGAATTTCTCACGAGCAAAGAAGAGATTCTAAGGATCGGAAAGCTGATTTCTCAGATCAAAAAAGAATTCCCTGAGGCATTGATCTCATTGGATACCTTCTATTCGGAAACGGTGAAGTTTGGTTTTGATGAAGGAATTGACCTCATCAACGATATTTCAGGAGGACAATTTGATGATAATATGTTCGATATTGTTTCAGCAACAGGACTTCCTTATATTCTGATGCATATAAATCCTTCCTATGAGAGGATGCATGACAAAACAAAATTTGAGGATATTACATTAGAGGTGAACCGGTATTTTAGTGAAAAGACCCATGAGCTTTTACAGAAAGGAGTGAGGGATATTATTCTGGATCCCGGTTTTGGTTTTGGAAAAACGGTGGAAGATCAGATGAAATTAATAGGAGAAGTGGAGTATCTGGAATTTGGACGATTTCCTCTGTTGATTGGTATTTCCAGAAAATCTTTTATTTACAGACCTCTCGGTAAAACCCCATTGGACATTAATGAAGAAACCCAAAAACTTCACATGAAAGTTTTAAAACAAGGGGCAAAAATTCTCAGGGTGCACGATGTTGTCGAAGCTAAAAAAACAGTGGAGGTCTTTTTGCAAGAAAAATGA
- a CDS encoding M20/M25/M40 family metallo-hydrolase has protein sequence MNKNYFLSIIGVFAIFLAHAQSYKKPLVSAIKESDLKKDMYEMAADQFWGREAGTLNELKVSMWLADKAKESGMSPAGENGTFFQYFDMYRHQVIPQSSVKLGENTLRLWKDFLVAEPVNAHLETDVVYAGNTEPEDLSKLNLKGKVLAVNASDKNIEKEMTLFVRRYPGFVRTKYYNTALNLGAKAIIFITDDTSEKSWVEVLPQMTRGSYGVEGLRESITNNIPVLWIKRENAGWVKNNPKVSINLITETYKYPSVNVIGKIEGTDPRLKNEYVLISGHQDHDGIRHPVKNDTIYNGADDNASTCVAMLAMARAYKKQPGKRSILFVFHGAEERGLLGSRWHAAHPVVPKEQIVAVLNGDMIGRNSNEEAALLGGNAPHKNSEELVKMAEEANNESTKFRYLKDWDSPNHAEYFYFRSDHLPYAKLGIPAIFFTSVLHEQYHTPQDESENINYKKLYKMTEWMYRTSWKVTNESDRPKVIPNFTLER, from the coding sequence ATGAATAAAAATTATTTTCTATCAATTATCGGCGTATTTGCTATCTTTTTAGCCCATGCCCAAAGCTATAAAAAGCCTTTAGTATCTGCAATCAAAGAATCAGATCTTAAAAAAGATATGTATGAAATGGCTGCTGATCAGTTCTGGGGGCGTGAAGCAGGAACGTTAAATGAGTTAAAAGTCTCGATGTGGCTGGCAGATAAGGCGAAAGAGTCCGGGATGTCTCCGGCAGGAGAAAACGGCACTTTTTTTCAGTATTTTGATATGTACAGGCATCAGGTAATTCCGCAAAGCAGCGTAAAACTGGGTGAAAATACATTAAGATTATGGAAAGATTTTCTTGTTGCAGAACCTGTAAATGCTCATCTGGAAACTGATGTTGTGTACGCCGGAAATACCGAACCTGAGGATTTATCTAAATTGAATCTTAAAGGAAAAGTACTGGCCGTAAACGCTTCCGATAAAAATATTGAAAAGGAAATGACCCTTTTTGTAAGAAGATATCCCGGATTTGTAAGAACAAAATACTATAATACGGCACTAAATCTTGGCGCTAAAGCCATTATTTTCATCACAGATGATACTTCTGAAAAAAGTTGGGTAGAAGTTCTTCCGCAAATGACAAGAGGATCGTATGGTGTAGAAGGATTAAGAGAAAGCATTACAAACAATATCCCTGTTTTGTGGATCAAAAGAGAAAATGCCGGCTGGGTAAAAAACAACCCTAAAGTGTCTATCAACCTGATCACAGAAACCTATAAGTACCCATCTGTAAATGTTATTGGAAAAATTGAAGGAACAGATCCCAGGTTAAAAAATGAATATGTTCTGATCAGCGGACATCAGGATCATGACGGGATAAGACATCCGGTTAAAAATGATACCATTTACAACGGTGCAGATGATAACGCGAGTACCTGTGTAGCTATGCTTGCTATGGCAAGAGCTTACAAAAAACAACCCGGAAAAAGAAGTATTCTTTTTGTTTTTCATGGTGCCGAAGAAAGAGGACTTTTGGGGTCAAGATGGCATGCAGCCCATCCTGTAGTTCCTAAAGAACAGATCGTTGCAGTATTGAATGGCGATATGATCGGCAGAAACAGCAATGAAGAAGCAGCTCTGTTAGGAGGAAATGCTCCGCATAAAAATTCTGAAGAACTGGTAAAAATGGCTGAAGAAGCCAATAACGAAAGTACGAAATTCAGATACCTTAAAGACTGGGATTCTCCTAATCATGCTGAATATTTTTACTTCAGAAGTGATCATTTACCGTACGCAAAACTAGGAATCCCTGCTATATTTTTCACCAGTGTTTTACATGAGCAGTACCATACTCCACAGGATGAGTCTGAGAACATCAATTATAAAAAGTTATACAAAATGACGGAATGGATGTACAGAACTTCATGGAAAGTAACTAATGAAAGTGATCGTCCGAAAGTGATCCCGAACTTTACATTAGAGAGATAA